A DNA window from Niabella yanshanensis contains the following coding sequences:
- a CDS encoding MFS transporter gives MKATTSTTAALTASQTVYPILFAISLSHLLNDLIQSVIPAVYPLLKTNYALNFTQIGIITLVFQLTASILQPFVGSYTDKKPNPKSLVIGMTFSLIGLLFIAFASNFYYILASVCLIGMGSSVFHPEASRVAHLASGGKKGLAQSIFQVGGNAGSAAGPLLAALIVIPFGQKYIGWFGILALLAIAVLSFVGKWYQQNIQPRAERKPVVHDAVSNPGITKKRVIISIVILLVLIFSKYFYMASMTSYFTFYLIDKFHVSVQHSQIYLFIFLASVAAGTILGGPLGDRYGRKLIIWISILGAAPFTLLLPHVGLTATVILSVLIGLIISSAFSAILVYATELIPGKVGMVAGLFFGFAFGMGGIGSAVLGSLADKTSIEYVFSICAYLPLIGIITGFLPNIEGKKSK, from the coding sequence ATGAAAGCAACAACTTCAACTACAGCAGCATTAACAGCAAGTCAAACAGTTTACCCTATCCTTTTTGCCATTAGCTTATCTCACTTATTGAACGATCTCATTCAATCGGTGATACCGGCCGTTTACCCGCTGCTTAAAACCAACTATGCCTTGAACTTTACACAAATTGGTATTATCACTTTAGTATTCCAGCTTACAGCTTCCATACTACAACCTTTTGTGGGCTCTTATACCGATAAAAAGCCTAATCCGAAATCGCTGGTGATTGGTATGACCTTTTCATTGATCGGATTATTGTTTATAGCTTTTGCCAGCAATTTCTACTATATTCTGGCATCGGTATGCCTTATCGGGATGGGGTCTTCTGTATTTCATCCGGAAGCCTCAAGAGTGGCGCACCTGGCGTCAGGTGGCAAAAAAGGACTGGCTCAATCTATTTTCCAGGTGGGCGGTAACGCAGGAAGTGCAGCAGGCCCCTTGCTAGCAGCGCTGATCGTTATTCCGTTCGGACAAAAATATATCGGATGGTTTGGTATACTGGCGTTGCTGGCAATTGCGGTACTAAGCTTTGTGGGCAAGTGGTACCAGCAAAATATACAACCCAGGGCTGAAAGAAAACCTGTTGTACATGATGCTGTCTCTAACCCGGGGATCACAAAAAAAAGAGTAATTATATCTATTGTTATTCTTCTGGTACTGATCTTTTCAAAATATTTTTACATGGCTTCCATGACGAGCTATTTCACATTCTACCTGATAGATAAGTTTCATGTAAGTGTACAACATTCGCAGATCTATCTCTTTATCTTTCTTGCATCGGTAGCTGCCGGAACTATTTTAGGTGGACCATTGGGAGACCGCTACGGTCGTAAGCTCATCATCTGGATATCCATATTGGGTGCGGCGCCTTTTACGTTGTTACTACCGCATGTAGGTCTTACCGCAACTGTCATTCTTTCTGTACTGATCGGGCTGATCATATCTTCTGCTTTTTCAGCAATACTGGTTTATGCAACAGAGCTGATCCCCGGAAAAGTAGGAATGGTAGCCGGCCTGTTCTTTGGTTTCGCCTTCGGAATGGGGGGTATTGGCTCGGCAGTATTGGGGTCCCTGGCAGACAAAACCAGCATCGAATATGTATTTTCTATTTGTGCTTATTTACCGCTGATCGGAATTATAACCGGCTTCCTGCCCAATATTGAAGGAAAAAAGTCTAAATAA
- the ftsY gene encoding signal recognition particle-docking protein FtsY: MSFLKKLFGKKEKESLDQGLQKTKEGFFSKITKAIAGKSTVDEEVLDNLEEALVSADVGVETTVRIIKKIEERVARDKYLSTSELNKMLQEEIENILVDAPGSESYTFDSPMPAKPYIVLVVGVNGVGKTTTIGKLAYNFKKAGKSVLLGAADTFRAAAVDQLTIWSERVDVPIVKQAMGSDPAAVAFDTAQSAVSRQSDVVLIDTAGRLHNKAHLMDELNKIKRVIQKFIPEAPHEVLLVLDGSTGQNALEQAKHFTAATDVTAMAITKLDGTAKGGVVLAIADQFKIPVKFIGVGEKAEDLLVFDKHEFVDSLFSLKDQ; the protein is encoded by the coding sequence ATGAGTTTCTTAAAAAAGCTGTTTGGGAAAAAGGAAAAAGAATCGCTGGACCAGGGTTTGCAAAAAACCAAGGAGGGCTTTTTTAGTAAGATCACCAAAGCTATTGCGGGTAAGAGTACTGTAGATGAAGAAGTGCTGGATAACCTGGAGGAGGCACTGGTGAGCGCAGACGTAGGAGTGGAAACAACTGTGCGTATTATTAAGAAAATTGAAGAACGAGTAGCGCGCGATAAATACCTGAGTACATCTGAATTGAATAAGATGCTGCAGGAGGAGATCGAAAATATACTGGTGGATGCGCCTGGTTCAGAGAGTTATACATTCGACAGCCCGATGCCTGCCAAGCCCTATATCGTTTTAGTGGTGGGTGTAAATGGGGTAGGGAAAACCACTACTATTGGTAAGCTGGCCTATAATTTTAAGAAAGCCGGTAAATCGGTATTGCTGGGTGCAGCAGATACGTTTCGCGCTGCTGCGGTAGATCAGTTAACCATCTGGAGCGAGCGGGTGGACGTGCCTATTGTAAAGCAAGCTATGGGGAGCGATCCGGCAGCTGTTGCTTTCGATACGGCGCAAAGCGCGGTTAGTCGCCAAAGTGATGTGGTGCTGATCGATACCGCCGGCCGCTTGCATAATAAAGCGCATTTAATGGATGAGTTGAATAAGATCAAAAGAGTGATACAGAAGTTTATTCCGGAAGCGCCTCATGAAGTATTGCTGGTATTAGACGGATCTACCGGCCAAAATGCATTAGAGCAGGCCAAACATTTTACTGCTGCCACAGATGTTACTGCCATGGCGATCACTAAACTGGATGGTACCGCCAAAGGCGGCGTGGTACTGGCCATAGCTGATCAGTTTAAAATACCCGTGAAATTTATTGGGGTAGGTGAAAAAGCCGAGGATTTGCTGGTATTTGACAAACACGAATTTGTGGATAGCTTATTTAGCCTGAAAGATCAGTAA
- a CDS encoding DUF4295 domain-containing protein — MAKAASKNSKVKDAKAAAESKNWTKVIRAVRSPKTGAYTFKEQIVHKEKVKDFLAQK; from the coding sequence ATGGCAAAAGCAGCTTCTAAAAACTCGAAGGTAAAAGACGCCAAAGCAGCAGCAGAAAGTAAGAACTGGACGAAAGTGATTCGTGCGGTACGTAGCCCTAAAACAGGTGCTTATACTTTTAAAGAGCAGATTGTTCACAAAGAGAAAGTGAAAGATTTTTTAGCTCAAAAGTAA
- the rpmG gene encoding 50S ribosomal protein L33: MAKKAKGNRVQVILECTEHKTSGQPGTSRYITVKNKKNNPERLELKKFNPILKKVTVHKEIK; this comes from the coding sequence ATGGCAAAGAAAGCGAAAGGCAATAGAGTTCAGGTAATATTGGAGTGCACCGAGCACAAAACCAGCGGTCAGCCTGGTACAAGCCGTTATATTACCGTAAAAAATAAAAAGAACAATCCTGAAAGATTGGAATTGAAAAAGTTCAATCCGATTTTAAAGAAAGTGACTGTTCATAAAGAGATCAAGTAA